In Haliotis asinina isolate JCU_RB_2024 chromosome 15, JCU_Hal_asi_v2, whole genome shotgun sequence, the sequence CCACATGTTCATGGATGCCCCCATGCCACATTTGTAAAGCTAAGTACCACCTCCTCATTCGCTGTTAGAAACTATTAGTATTATAACCACTATTAGTATCCATATTTATCTGTGTCAGTTTCTCACAGCGCAGAAGGAAATGATCACATGCATTTGGAGCAAGGAACACATTATCTCCGTTTTCGTTTGTCAAAGTTTTACGAAAGAAAGTTTACACATCGATCGGGGTGATACAACTCTTAACAGacataaaataacaagaatgtaATAATGCAAGGTCATATATTCCAGCAGACTGATGTGATTCACAAATTCACATCATATGCATATATAAGTTTGATGAGATAAGGAGCTTATGGTTTACGTGTTGTGacgaatgactgagtgagtgggtttcgGTTTACTCaatttttagcaataatcctggAATATCACAGTGGTGGCGGTGTCTgtcgggggcaccagaaatgggtttcacacattgtacccatgtgaggaatcgaacccgtgtctttggcGAGGCaagcaaactctttaaccatCAAGCTGCCTCACCGCCGCCCAGTTACGAATGGTTCCATAATGATGTTACATAGGTGTTTATGAATACCTGGATTTTACTCCCACTGTTATTATTAGATTTGTGCTcttatttcaaatacaatgtgtgaggtccatcTCTGATGTCCCCAAATTATATGAATACTAAAAAACGtaagaaaatacaaaatcagTTAAATCCGATTGCAAACTCATTCTTCATAAAAGGCTTACGGGAAACTACTATCGACGTTCAAGGACGCCGTCATGATTGGCtattccttctatgacgtcacagactTGACGACGTCGTTCCCCAAAGTCATTCACATAGAGACGACAGCATGGCGCAGTCAGCGATGTGGCATTGGACACAATGGGGCTCTTTGATGACGCGTTCTTTGTCGCAGTGATGCTACGGCAACTATTATCCTCGAGTAGCAGACTCTGAGAATGGGGTGTATCAATAGTCGTGTGGGTCCAGCCCCAACGGCACACAAGGACTGGTCTGGGTTCAAGCCCGAGTCCAGATTCTCTCGGTTTAAAAAGCTGTTCAAGTCTAAGAAATCGACTGTCCCAGAGGATAAGACTACAGTTTTCTTGGCAATCGACCACAGCGGGAAATTGTCTCAGAAACTGGAACCAAAGAAGAAGAAAGAGGTCTCTCGCCGCTCTTGCATGCAGTCTGTGATGGCTGATCCCAAATCGCTGAGGTTGACGCCCTTCGGCTTCTCCCGTAGGGAGGTCATGCCACCAAttgagaaggaggaggaggttGAGGTCACTGTGGTGTACACAGTTCGGGAGAGCCAGATCATCATCAACCCAGACCACGTATGCCGTGACGATGGATTCCGTGTCGTCGAGAGGACGTTCCTGGTGCCAAAGTCTGACAAGTCGGCACGCAGGATCGTCAATGGACTGAGAGTGGTTGCAGAGGAGGATGCTAAGAAGAGGCGAGATGAGGCGCAGAAGAAGATGGAGGAGGTCAAGAAGGAGGCCGAGGGGGAGAAGGACGCTCAGGGTGAGAAGAAGGGGACGGAGGTGATGGAGTAGATGCCGTTCAGGGTGTGGCCCTTCAGGTCGGGCAGGGCGAGCGACGAGATCTGGGAAAAACAACCCATAAGCAAAGCCTCGGACTGTTAACTTGGCTGTAAATTGTGAACTGGACCTTTGTGAAACCTAGAGTGGTTGTGAAGGGACACAAAATATTATCTGCTCTAGACGTGACTATTTCACCATAATGTGGGTCATATGAGGAAATGGACCTTTTTTCTGTGTAATGGAACTACTATATCGGGAATCTAGAGCAGTTGTGAAGGGACACAAAATATTATCTGCTGTAGACCTGATATTTCAATACTATGTGAACTTTATGAGGAAATGGACCTCTTTCTGTGTAATGGAACTACTATATCGGGAATCTAGAGCAGTTGTGAAGGGACACAAGATATTATCTGCTGCAGACCTgatatttcaatattatgtGAACTTTATGAGGAAATGGACCTCTTTCTGTGTAATGGAACTACTATATCGGGAATCTAGAGCAGTTGTGAAGggacacaaaatattttctgctGTAGACCTgatatttcaatattatgtGAACTTTATGAGGAAATGGACCTCTTTCTGTGTAATGGAACTACTATATCGGGAATCTAGAGCAGTTGTGAAGGGACACGAAATATTATCTGCTGTAGACCTgatatttcaatattatgtGAACTTTATGAGGAAATGGACCTCTTTCTGTGTAATGGAACTACTATATCGGGAATCTAGAGCAGTTGTGAAGGGACACAAAATATTATCTGCTGTAGACGTgatatttcaatattatgtGAACTTTATGAGGAAATGGACCTCTTTCTGTGTAATGGAACTACTATATCGGGAATCTAGAGCAGTTGTGAAGGGACACAAAATATTAACTGCTGTAGACCTgatatttcaatattatgtGAACTTTATGAGGAAATGGACCTCTTTCTGTGTAATGGAACTACTATATCGGGAATCTAGAGCAGTTGTGAAGGGACACAAAATATTATCTGCTGTAGACGTgatatttcaatattatgtGAACTTTATGAGGAAATGGACCTCTTTCTGTGTAATGGAACTACTATATCGGGAATCTAGAGCAGTTGTGAAGGGACACAAAATATTATCTGCTGTAGACCTgatatttcaatattatgtGAACTTTATGAGGAAATGGACCTCTTTCTCTGTAATGGAGGTACTATATCGGGGTGTGAATGGACACCAGTATTGTGTATGTGCTGCAGACGTGAATAGCTCAGCATTATGTGAAACGAGACTGTAATGGGTCTAAAGAAGGATACTTTAACATGATTGGACCTCAGAAAACTGCAAATAGACGTCAGTGGTGTTGGCTACAGGCATATGTAAGCTGTATACGTCATTACGTCATTATAACCTGTGAAAAGACACTTGCACCTTTCGTTATGGACTATTTGAAGggttaatatgtatatattgctAAGATATATCTTTATTGTATCATGCAATTATTGTCCAATTTTGTAGGGACACTGTGCACTTTATTCTATCATGCAATTATTGTCCAATTTTGTAGGGACACTGTGCACTTGAGAATTTGAAGATTTTGCCAACATTTTGACTCAAAGTTTCAAGTTCCGAACAAAACTCCTTTGAGATCTAATAATTCCATACACTATATAGTTCTAGCTCTAACACCTGAAAAATGTGATTTGTCTTTAATTACTGATTACCCATTACATGCAAAAGGacatataaatatttaaattttatCAGTCATGAAACCTCCAGGAAGAACggaaacaaaccaaaaacatttttggTTATGATTCTACTTATGTCAACCTAACATAATGAGTTTTTCGTTTCACAAAATAGTTAAAGTACCAAAAAGTACCAAAAACAACCCAgagaaatatttataattttagtCTAAACATTTAAAACGTTGTCTGTAATAAAAATAGTGTCAGCATAGTTTAAGAACATATTGTTTAACACTTTGTTAAACAATATGTCTACTGTTACATTATCTGTTATATATTGTTACATATTGTTACATCTTCTCTTATCCTATCTTATCTTACtacaaataaaaacattatCTAAAGAGGATTTTATGTTATGTTCTTAATTGTGTTGGCTCAGTCAGCATGGGACAGGCTTACTATAAGATGAGCTTATTCCAGACAGCGAGTCGTCACTATCGGAAGGTTGGttagttgttgtttaacgccgcagttaacaatattccagctatatggcgacggtctgtaaataatcgagtctggaccagacaatccagtgatcaccagcatgagcatcgatctgcgcaactgggaaccaatgacatgtcacaaccaagtcagcgagtctgaccacccgatcccattagtcgcctcttacgacaagtatagtcgccttttgtggcaagactgagttgctgaaggcgttTCACCCTTGTAACATCAGCCAGTCGTATAAGCGCGTAAAGGGACCTCATATTTCAGATGGTCTATTTTAATTCTCAAGCATGTCCAGTTGTTTCAAAAGGTCCCACTACAAAAGACACTCATCGTCATTACATGATGCACAACTGTATCTTATCTAAAGGTGTTCGTTAGGTTTACCTCGGCATGACAGTATCATTATTCTACACAATGACGTGCACCTAGTTTGTACATTGCGATACGTTATCAAAGCGACCAAGTCTGTCAACGGGTTATCAGTTAGGCATCCTCGCTATTATATAGACGATATCTGGACTTTCACCCGTGCCCTGAGATCATCCTTGGTGTGTTGCCTTTCATCAACTTCCAGTCCTCTTGCAGTCCTATTACAGTAAGGATGAAGACGGTTCTATTCACCTTTACCTTCATCGCGTGTAGCATCTTAGGTGCACGTGCAATCTGGTTTGGGGAGGACACGGGGGATGTAGCAACGCAGAAAGGTAACAAGTGACGTGGTGATAACGAGTTGTAGTTAAAATCGGTCATGAACGAATGCGACATCTATTTATGATATGATAATATATGAACCTGTGGAGATTCGTGTCTTCACCAAGCCATGATTTGTCCTATGAGGCCACTAAcggcatcaggtggtcaggctcaatggtttggttgccacatgtcatcgtattcccaATTGCCTAGAtcaatggtcatgttgttgatcacaggtttgtctggCCTCGACGCGATTAGTTATAGTCGGCTGCTataaagcttgaatattgctgagtgcaacattaacaccaaacaaacaaatctataTGATTAGGTCATGTACACGATCACTTTTTGCAGGTTAGAAGTTAATGTTGATGCTATGTGAAACGGCATTATATTCACATGTCTTTACACATGTTGTTTACTGTCATGCTCCACGTCTCGTTTACCTCTGTCAGTGATTGTTTTTTAAATTAACATTTGTTTGAAGTTCATGTGTCATACGTTAAGTGTCGAATCGCTTGAAGAGTTGACATGATGTTCAATCacctgtattgtaaaacatattCCTCCTTATTTCGAACTGTCAATAACTCGACTTGAACCACTGCTCTTCGACCGTTCGTTACCTAAATGATTCTTAGTAAAACACCCCTTGTCAATTTACACTGTCATTTACGCTGAGGTATGGCCAAGTGGTACatgcattcactcgtcacgccgaaaccACAGGTACGATTCCACGGGTACAAGTTGTGAAACCCATGTATAGTGTCCCccaacgtgatattgctggaataatgctaaaagtggcataaaggCATTCTTACTCACCTCTTTCTAGATGCTGCAATGATTAGAATAGTTTGTTTAGTTATACATGGTACAACAAAGGAACCCGTGATGTAGTTGGTAGGTGTTCATAGGTGTACAACTCTCTCTTTCCctctgtttctttctttctgtgtgtgtgtgtgtctgtctgtctgtctgtgtctgtctgtgtatttctatgtgtgtgtctgtgtctgtgtctgtatgtgtataCCTTATACCCGGTTGTTATTGTCATATAACATCTTTTTTTCTTCTTGGTCCAGCCCAACAGCAAGTCCCGCTCGTCTCGCAATCCTTTGCTGTAAAAGTGATCAACGAGCTCAATGACAGGATTAACGGATCCATCGTCGCCAGTTACGTCTACCTCTCCATGGTACGTTCAGTcggggggatcgaacccggacctttgcCAGAGATTAGCACTAACCGCTGACCTCCGTAGGAACATCTGTTCTGTATGATTTGTATTGAAGGACACTGTAAAGTGTAGCGAGTAAATAGTGAATTGTAAAGCCACCCCGTGCCAATGTTTTCATCcagtggtttgtctggtccagtcaaGCCTATTTACTGGACGCCATGATATGGttttgcggcgtaaaacaatttAGAATTCGACAGTAGTGAAAACATGTATTGGCGGACAAAATTACAATTATGTTTAATGGGGAATGAATTGCAACAAATACGAAATTATGCTCATATGGTGGTGTGTATTACATGGGTTTATCACCCATATCCTCGCTCTCGCTGGGGAAGTTAATCGTGTTGTAAATACAACGTGACATCCACGCTCGGGTATTAATCTGCAAGTGGGTCCAATTTTCAGCCTaattatgttttgattatggtTCAGTAAAGGTTGAAACAGTGAACTTTCTGTTTAGGTACCAAACACTTGACAAGAGTGAGCGAGTTGAATTTTATATTTACGCcagtgttagcaatattccagcaatagcacggcggggacaccagaaatgggctttacacattgtacccatgtgggtaaatcgaacccgggtcttcagcgtgacgagcgaacgcattaaccactaggctatcccaccacccacTTGCGTCTAAGGATCAGAATAACATAGTTTCTAGTTAATATCGTTGTACATTGCTGAatataacaataaacaaacaagcatgGGTGTAGCATTCGGTATGAATGTTTAATAATGAAAATCTGTCTGCATCAGTGTTGCACTCTACTTCAAGGTCACCGTTTTACTTCCTTCTGTTGCAGGCCTTCTGGTTTGACCGAGCCGACATGGCACTGCCGGGCTTCCATAAGTATTTTCTGACCGCTTCCCACAAAGCGCGTGACGATGCTGAAGCACTCATGAAGTACATCAACAAGAGAGGCGGCTACATCAGACTGAAGAACATAGTGAGACTTTGCCTGTATCATCCAATCCTCGGGCTGTAAAAATATTCCATTTAATTATTATCACTATCCCGTATATCCTCTATAAACCCAGGACGAATTATGCCCGGAGTGGCCCTTCCCACAATGGCCCCTGAGTTTTCAAGCCAGTTTAGTGAGTTCACTCCCAACAAACCTCCCGTAAGACAATGAGTACACCGATTAGCTGAGCCATGCTTTCCATCCCTCTTTACAATGTAGTTAATGAACTGACAGAGTCCTACCTTTCCTATCTTCAGTGTACTTCCCAAAACATATTACTACTAATCCATTTACTGACCCATATCACgataaaaaagaaacacaacaaacCTCAAAGACTGTTTTGCGATAAATTATTACCTTTGCATCTTCTTGTTATACCTGAAACCATCCATCAAAATATGAAGTTCATTTTGTCTACCAGGAACAAGCTCTCCCTTCAGATGtgcgcgcacgcacgcatgcacgcacacacacatatgtatataaagatACCGAAACTTCCCCACCAAACTGAGAATTCGGACCAGCAGCAACTAACATTAGAATTCAATACACATTACACAAACCTTTAATGGTAACCAAACTCTCACTCTGTACTCTGAGGTTATCACTTTGCTAGCAGCATCAGAATTTAGATTCTGCGTAATAGACCGAGGGGCCACACTGGAAATACAGCCCCCAGAACTAGCATTTCTGTAAACTATCAGTTTATACTACAGGATGCTATCGTAGcagtagcctgtctcacagtctctaaACCACAGTATTTTCCATACAGCTtagcccttcctgcaatgttaaagcccTAACGGAAAGTCTataaagtctagatttcctcaggttctgaatctctggtcttcctggggctcctttccagTTTAAAAGGGTTTGTTTATTACTGTCAGAATAATATACATTCCGAGACTAATCGTTAGTCTATTTTAATGATTGCTTGGCACGTTCAAATCTGGCATCGGTGGTTTTGGAAAACTAGAGATTCCAAGCTTTCCAACGATACCAAGTATACATCTCGCTATACCGCCGGTAGGAATGCTTCAGTTTTGGACACCCTAAACCACTGTTCTATAATTACACCCGGATCTAAGTTCTAGCTACCGAGACAGTAAGGATCTTGAGGATGACctttcacaaaaaaaaacaatgaaatgtctAACAGACTACTCTTCAGTGGCCAATCAGAACGTTCCCTTTGGGAACATAGCTCggaaaaattaaatattctgctgggtgagtgagttggatttacgccgctttaagcaatgcTCGAGCAATCTGACCGCAGGGGACGCCCATTGGCAATCGAACCCCTATACACTTTACCTACCAGGCTACCCCTTGGTCTTCtatcacaaagcactaaggtgatcgtaagtcgcAATACTGTAACGTTAGTGTAATGTTAAAggatgggagttaaggttaagcatagtaaaggttgctttgtgaaaggagtcaCGGATCTGAAATTAGATTGTAATAATAAGCTCAGGGATACAAATGTTGTAATGCTGAACAAACGCGTCTGTGTGTACATCTAATCCCGATGTATGTACAATTAGTAAAATACTGCTTCAAAGTGAGAACAGGTGTCGAGATGATTTGCAATATTGTAACATTTGACATTCAGAGACTGGTCAGATGTAATATTTCTGGACGCTTACTCAATAAATTTCACAACACTTAAATTGGATGAGCCAATTTTACTGAGGTAGTGTAATCCCAAATCTGTTAAGATCTGTTTGTCTTTCCATCTGCAGAAGAGTCCACAAGCAGTGTGGCGTGACGGACTCAAGGCGA encodes:
- the LOC137265503 gene encoding ferritin heavy chain-like, whose amino-acid sequence is MKTVLFTFTFIACSILGARAIWFGEDTGDVATQKAQQQVPLVSQSFAVKVINELNDRINGSIVASYVYLSMAFWFDRADMALPGFHKYFLTASHKARDDAEALMKYINKRGGYIRLKNIKSPQAVWRDGLKAMEYALGMERDLNKNLLKTHTAASSDPHVTNFLEDRFLDRKVDLIKELGEYVTRLKGFTKDYHLGEYILDKDLHD